The following are encoded in a window of Cytophagia bacterium CHB2 genomic DNA:
- the aroB gene encoding 3-dehydroquinate synthase yields MITLHVELGARRYPILIAPALLAQTGEHLRRFDAGSRFVVITNEIVDQYYGERVMLSLSHAGLTADKISVPDGEPQKSLTTIDFIIGRMLELQCDRQTVVLALGGGVIGDLAGFAASCYMRGTPFIQMPTTLLAQVDASIGGKVGVNHRLGKNMIGAFHQPRLVLIDIETLHTLPPHEIAAGFAEIVKHALIYDRPYFEFLENKRDRIMAVEEETMTEAIRRSCEIKSEIVSRDEREAGLRGLLNFGHTIGHALEAAHGFTGLRHGEAVWIGMLAEAYIATKSQYLADSEFARLDKFLRNLPLSIQLGGISMDEIEYLMARDKKNAAGAIRMVMLQTIGQATLTAEWQTDCLAEAIRYALAAFEDGREFQ; encoded by the coding sequence ATGATAACATTGCACGTAGAATTGGGCGCCCGGCGTTATCCGATCTTGATCGCGCCGGCACTTTTGGCGCAAACCGGGGAACACCTGCGGCGCTTTGATGCTGGCTCACGTTTTGTAGTTATCACGAATGAAATCGTTGATCAGTATTATGGTGAACGCGTGATGCTGAGCTTAAGCCACGCAGGACTAACCGCGGATAAAATTAGCGTTCCTGACGGCGAGCCTCAGAAGTCTCTCACCACGATCGATTTCATCATTGGGCGCATGTTGGAGCTGCAGTGTGATCGTCAAACCGTGGTGCTGGCATTGGGCGGCGGCGTGATCGGCGATCTTGCGGGCTTTGCGGCCTCGTGTTATATGCGTGGTACTCCGTTTATACAAATGCCGACCACTCTGTTGGCGCAAGTTGATGCGAGCATTGGAGGCAAAGTGGGCGTCAATCATCGCCTGGGCAAGAACATGATCGGCGCGTTTCATCAGCCCAGGCTGGTGCTGATTGATATCGAAACGTTGCACACGTTGCCGCCGCATGAAATCGCAGCGGGCTTTGCGGAGATCGTCAAACATGCATTGATTTATGACCGCCCTTATTTCGAATTTTTGGAAAACAAGCGGGACCGCATTATGGCCGTGGAGGAGGAAACGATGACGGAGGCCATCCGCCGCAGCTGTGAAATTAAAAGCGAGATCGTCAGCCGGGATGAGCGCGAAGCGGGTTTGCGCGGGTTGTTAAATTTTGGTCACACGATTGGGCATGCTTTGGAGGCAGCTCACGGTTTTACCGGCCTGCGCCACGGCGAAGCAGTTTGGATTGGCATGCTGGCAGAAGCCTATATTGCAACAAAATCGCAATATTTGGCGGATTCGGAGTTTGCGCGGTTGGATAAATTTCTGCGCAACCTTCCGCTATCCATACAATTGGGCGGTATTTCTATGGACGAAATAGAGTATCTGATGGCACGCGATAAAAAAAATGCTGCCGGCGCCATTCGCATGGTTATGTTGCAAACCATCGGTCAAGCGACACTCACAGCCGAATGGCAGACAGATTGCCTCGCGGAGGCGATCCGCTATGCGTTGGCGGCGTTTGAGGATGGACGAGAGTTTCAGTGA
- a CDS encoding rhomboid family intramembrane serine protease translates to SAAMIGASGAISAVMGAYLVIYPRCTVLFFTPFLGLMRQPVLVYMFIWFAVQIGYGYVRLKQGDGGGVAWFAHLGGFVAGIALVKPLQILKIHSSRRQAHVAAPGRVGQDRQTIL, encoded by the coding sequence AGTCCGCCGCGATGATCGGCGCAAGCGGCGCGATTAGCGCGGTGATGGGCGCTTATCTCGTCATCTATCCGCGTTGCACGGTTTTGTTTTTTACGCCGTTTTTAGGATTGATGCGTCAGCCGGTCCTGGTTTACATGTTCATCTGGTTTGCCGTGCAGATCGGTTATGGATATGTTCGGCTGAAGCAGGGCGATGGCGGCGGTGTGGCTTGGTTCGCACACCTCGGCGGTTTTGTTGCAGGCATCGCCCTGGTGAAACCGCTGCAGATACTCAAAATCCATTCCTCACGTCGGCAAGCTCATGTCGCCGCGCCTGGTCGTGTCGGCCAGGATCGTCAAACTATTTTGTAA